In Solimonas sp. K1W22B-7, the DNA window CTGTGGGTGGCGCGCGGCAGCATGCCGTACTCGGCCGTGACCCAGCCGCCGTCCTTCTTCCAGGCCGGGCCGCGCTCTTCGACGCTGGCGGTGCAGAGCACGCGGGTGTCGCCGAAGCTGACCAGCACCGAGCCCTCGGCATGACGGGTGAACTGGCGCTCGATCGAAACCGCGCGGAGCTGGTCCGGCGCGCGGCCGGAGATACGGGTGGACATGGTGCGCTGCCTGCGGTCTCGTGGGCTGCGGATTATACGGTGCGCCCGCCGCGGGAGCGGTTATCATCCGGACACAAACGTGACGGGCGTGGTCAAGCCCGCGAAATCCGAGGAGAGATTCATGCGCAAGTTGCTGATCGGCGGCCTGGCGGCCGCGTGGGTCCTTTCCGCCGGCTGCAGCCGCTCCGACAGCCGGACCGAGACCTCCGGACCGCCCCCGGGCGGGGCGAAGTACAGCGCCGACATCACCCGCACTTCGCTGGGCATCCCGCACATCAAGGCGCAGGACTACGGCAGCCTGGGCTATGGCTATGGCTACGTCTTCGCCGAGGACAATCTCTGCGTGATGCAGGAGGACTTCGTCACCATCCGTGGCCAGCGCGCGCGCTACTTCGGCCGCGACGGCAGCTACACGATCCAGCCCAACGGCGTCACCGCCAGCAACGTCGACAGCGACTTCTACTGGCGCTCTTCGGCCACCGATGCCGCCATCGCGCCGGCGCGCAACAACACCCTGGCCGACTACAAGAACGTCACCCGCGGCTTCGTCGATGGCTACAACCGCTACATCCGCGAACTGAAGGCCGGCGGCCACAGCGGCCGTCACGCCAGCTGCCGTGGTGCCGACTGGCTGTTCGAGATCGAGGAGAACGACATGTACCGTCGTTACTACCGCCTGGCTTTGGTCGCCTCGGGCTCGGTCTGGATCAACGAGATTGCCACCGCCGCGCCGCCGCCGTTGCCGCCGGCCGGTGCCGCGGCCAGCGCCGCGCGTGCCGCCAAGGCGGCCGAGCCCACGGCCGGGCAGAAGGCCGCCGCGCTGAAGAGCGACCCGGGCCCGTTCCGCTTCTTCCAGCGCGACAAGAACTTCGGCAGCAACATGTACGCCCTGGGCAAGGACGCCACCAGCGACGGCCGCTCGGTGGTCTACGGCAACCCGCATTTCCCCTGGATCGGCACCGAGCGCCTGTACCTGGCGCATGCCACGATCCCCGGCAGGTTCGACACCATGGGCGCCTCGCTCTACGGCGTGCCGGCGATCCTGATCGGCTTCAACGACCACCTGGCCTGGAGCCACACGGTTTCCACCGCCTACCGCTTCACCTTCTACGAACTGACGCTGAACCCGGCCAACCCGCGCCAGTACCTGTACGACGGCCAGATGCGCGACATGACCGCCGTGCCGGTCACCATCCAGGTGAAGAACGCCGATGGCAGCCTCACAGACGAGAGCCGCACCCTGTACCAGACCCACTACGGCCCGGTGCTGGTGCTCAAGGCCGCCGGCATCCCGATCCTGGGCTGGAACAACCTCAAGGCCTACGCGCTGCGCGACGCCAACGCCGAGAACGACAGCCTGATCAACCAGTTCGCGCGCTGGAACCAGGCGGAGAGCCTGGACGAGTTCATCCGCCTGCACGGCGAGATCCTGGGCATCCCCTGGGTCAACACCGTGGCCAGCGGCCCCGGCGGCAAGGCCTACTACGGCGACCTCAGCGTGGTGCCGAACGTGCCCGACTCGAAGGTCACCACCTGCCAGGCCCTGCCGCTGCACCAGGTGGTACAGCTGCTGGCGCCGGGCCTGCCGCTGCTGGACGGCTCGCGCTCCGCCTGCGAGTGGGACACCGACGCGGACGCACCGCGCCCCGGCATCTTCGGGCCCTCGAACCTGCCCAAGATCCAGCGCGACGACTGGGTCCACAACTGCAATGACAGCTACTGGCTGACCAACCCGGCCGAGCCCATCGAGGGCTATGCCGGCATCATCGGCTCCGAGGGCAGCGCCCGCTCGCTGCGCACGCGCCTGTGCATCCAGCAGATCACCAGGCGCCTCGACGGCAGCGACGGCCGTCCCGGCAACCGCTTCGACATCGACACGCTGCAGGACGTGGCGCTGTCCAGCCAGATCCTGTCGGCGCAGATGGAGCGCGACACGGTGGTGAACACGCTGTGCCGCCTGCCGACCCTGGTCGGCAGTTCCGGCCCGGTCGACGTCGCCGCCGCCTGCGAGGCGCTGCGCAACTGGGACCTGAAGGCCAACCTGGATTCGCGCGGCGCGCACATCTGGCGCGAGTTCTACCGCCGCATCGCCGGCCCGCTGCTGCCGCTGCCGATCGGCCCCGCGAACCCGCTGCTGTTCCTCACGCCGTTCTCGGTCAGCGACCCGGTCAACACGCCGCGCGGACTCAACGTGCTGCTGCCGACCGTGAGCCAGGCCTTCGCGGACGCGGTCCAGGCGGTCGCCGATGCCGGCTTCGCGCCCGACACGCCGATGGGCGAGATCCAGCACCCGGGACACATCGACAAGAGCATCCCGATCTTCGGCGGCGAGGATTTCGAGGGCGCCTTCACCGTCGTCGTCGCCGGCCCGATCTCGGAAGAGGGCTACAACGTCGACTACGGCAACAGCTACATCCAGACCGTGACCTGGGGTGCCAACGGCGTGGAGGCGGAAGGCTTCCTGACCTACTCCGAGTCCACCGACCCGGCCAACCCGCACTTCTCCGACTTCAGCCGCGAATACTCGGCCAAGCGCTGGCACAAGCTGCCGTTCAAGGCAGCGGAGATCGAGGCCGATGCGATCCGGAAGTACCGGTTGACGGAATGAAAGCAGTTTCGGGCTTACACGTAGCCCGGTTTCGCGTAGCGAAGCCGGGGAGCGCCGTGAAGGGTGTTCCCGGCAACTGCTCCGTGCGTTGCCCTAACTTGGGGATCCATCCCCTCGCCGGCTTGCCTTCGGCAAACCGGGCTACGGGATATCAACCTTCGGTGAGTGGACCGGGCGCCGGGCGCCGTCGCAAGCGCGCCAGTAACAACACCGCCAGTATCCCGATGTACATCGCCGGCTCCCGCACATCCGACTTCACCAGCCACAGGAAGTGCAGGCAGCCGAGGATCGCCGCGGGGTAGATCAGGCGATGCAGCAATGCCCAGCGCCGCTTCAACCGCCGCTGCCAGCCGCGTGTCGAGGTCAGCGCCAGCGGCAGCAGCAGCAGCCAGGCCGAGAAGCCCAGGGTGATGTAGGTGCGCTTGACCAGGTCCTTGGCCAGCTGAGCCGCCGACCATTCGAGGTCGAAGGTCAGGTAGATCGTGAAATGCAGCGTGATCCAGAAGTAGGCCCAGAGCCCCAGCAGGCGCCTGACCTGGATCGCCTCGCCGCGGCCCGTGAGGCGCCGCAGCGGCGTCATCGCCAGCGTCGCCAGCAGGATGCGCAGCGCCCATAGCCCGGTCTGGTGCTCCAGGAACTCCACCGGGTTGGCGCCGAGGCGCGCCGTGGCCACGCACCCGCCCAGCCAGGCCAACGGCGCCATTCCCAGCGTCCAAGCGGCCAGGCGCCACCACAGCAGCGGTCGTTGCAGCGCGCCCATCAGTACAGCTTTTTCGGGTCCATGCCGGTGTAGAGCGAGGCCACCTCGGGATAGCCGTTGTAGGGCAGGGTCTTGCGCTTGAACAGCTCGCCCAGGCGGCGCTCGCTGGCCTGGCTCCAGCGCGGATGATCCACGTCCGGGTTCACATTGGAATAGAAGCCGTATTCGTTGGGCGCCATCTGGTTCCAGGTGGTGACCGGCGCGCGCTCGGTGAAGCGGATGCGCACCACCGACTTGATGCTCTTGTAGCCGTACTTCCAGGGCAGGATCAGGCGCAGCGGTGCGCCGTTCTGGTTGGGCAGGATCTTGCCGTACATGCCCACCGAGACGAAGGCCAGCGGGTGCATGGCCTCGTCGATGCGCAGGCCTTCCTTGTAGGGCAGCTCCAGGCCGCTCCAGCGCGCCAGCGGCATCTGCTCCTTGTCGTACAGGGTCTCGAAAGCGACGTACTTCGCTTTCGAGGTCGGCTTGAAGCGCTTCAGCAGCTCGGCCAGCGGAAAGCCCACCCAGGGCACCACGATGCTCCAGGCCTCGACGCAGCGGTGGCGATAGACGCGCTCTTCCAGCGCATGCGGCTTGATCAGTCCGTCCAGGTCGATGCGGCCCGGCGCCTCGCACTCGCCCTCCACCGCCACCGACCAGGGCCGGGTGCGCAGGGTGTGGGCGTTGCGCGCCGGGTCGCCCTTGTCGGTGCCGAACTCGTAGTAGTTGTTGTAGGTGCTGGTGGTCTCGAAGGGCGTCTGGGTCTCGCCGCCGGCCTGTTCGCTGCGTTTGGCGATCTTCAGGCCTGCCCCAGGCGCCGGGGCCGCGGGCGGGACGGCAGGGGCGGCGGCCTCGCCGCAGCCGGAGGCCAGCAGCGCGGCGGTGCCCAGGCCCATCCGCGCCAGGATGTCGCGGCGCGAGTAGTAGGCCGGCTCCGGCGTGATCTCGCTGGACGGGACGGCGGACGGCGGCAGGATGCGGATCAGCATGGCGGACTCCCCGTGGGTTTCTCGAACCTGTGCCAGTCTGACACCGGAGGATGCCGGCTGTTCGCCGCTGTCATAATGTCCGGACGGAGCAGCATGAATCGCGGACGAACGAGCATATGGAGCTGGACGAGCTGATCGAGACTTTCGAGTTCCTGGGCGACTGGGAGGAGCGCTATCGCTATCTGATCGACCTGGGCCGCAAGCTGCCGCCGATGCCGGTGGAGGAACACACCGAGGCCAACAAGGTGCGCGGCTGCATGTCGCAGGTCTGGTTTGCCCACGACCTCAAGCCGGGCTCGCCGCCGACCCTGGAACTGCGCGGCGATTCCGACGCCCATATCGTCAAGGGCTTGATCGCGCTGCTGTTTACGGTGGTCTCCGGCAAGACGCCGCAGCAGGTCCTGGACACCGACATCGGCGAAATCTTCACCCGCCTGGGGCTGGAGAACCACATCACGATGAACCGCCGCAACGGCTTTTATTCTATGGTGGAGCGGATCCAGAACATCGCGCACGAGGAGTTGGCACGCGCGTAACACGGGACCGTTTAGAATCGGTTGCATCAGACAGGAGTGCAGCAATGGCGATGGGCGCTTTCTTCTTCTACGCGTTGGTGATCTTCGCGGTCGTCACCCTGTTCAAGGGCGTGGTCACCGTGCCGCAGGGCAAGGAATACACGATCGAGCGCTTCGGCAAGTACCGCGCCACCTTCGGTCCGGGCCTGCACTGGCTGGTGCCCTGGGTGGACCGCGTCGGCCGCAAGCTGTCGCTGATGGAGCAGGTGCTGGACGTGCCCTCGCAGGAGGTCATCACCAAGGACAACGCCATGGTCGGTGTCGACGGCGTGGTGTTCTTCCAGATCCTGGACGCGCCCAAGGCTGCCTACGAGGTGCAGAACCTGGAGCTGGCGGTGATGCAGCTGACCATGACCAACCTGCGCACCGTGATGGGTTCCATGGACCTGGACGAACTGCTCAGCCAGCGCGACCACATCAACGCCAAGCTGCTGACGGTGGTGGACGAAGCCACCACGCCTTGGGGCATCAAGGTCACCCGCATCGAGATCAAGGACATCCGTCCGCCGTCCGACCTGGTCGACTCGATGGCGCGCCAGATGAAGGCCGAGCGCGAGAAGCGCGCCAACATCTTGGAGGCCGAGGGTTTCCGCCAGGCCGCGATCCTCAAGGCCGAAGGCGAGCGCCAGTCGCAGATCCTGGTCGCCGAGGGCGAGAAGCAGCAGGCGATCCTCGACGCCGAGGGCCGCAAGGAAGCCGCCTTCCGCGACGCCGAGGCCCGCGAGCGCCAGGCCGAGGCCGAGGCCCGCGCCACCATGATGGTGTCGCAGGCCATCGAGAAGGGCGACGTGCAGGCGATCAACTATTTCGTCGCCACCAAGTACATCGAAGTGCTGGGTCGCATTGCCACCAGCCCCAACGAGAAGCTGGTGCTGATGCCGCTGGAAGCCGGCAGCGTCATCGGCGCGCTCGGCGGTATCGCCGAGCTGACCAAGAAAGTCGGCGGCGCCACCAAGTAGGATCGACGGAGACGCATGATGGATGTCCTCTATTGGCACTGGTGGGCGCTCGGGCTGGCGCTGCTGGTGGCCGAGATGCTGCTGCCCACCGGCTTCGTGCTGCTGTGGATCGGCGCCTCGGCGATCATCGTCGGCACCCTGAGCTGGGTGCTGCCGCTGGCCTGGCAGCTGGAGCTGGTGCTGTTCGCCGTGCTGTCGCTGGCCAGCTTCCTGGTGTGGAAGAAATTCCGCCCCGAGGTGCAGGAGAGCGACCAGCCGATGCTCAATCGCCGCGGCCAGTCCTACGTCGGCCGCACCTTCACGCTGCGCGACCCGATCGTCAACGGTGTCGGCAAGCTGCGCGTCGACGACTCGCAGTGGCGCATCACCGGCCCTGACGTGCCCGAGGGCACGCAGGTGCGCGTGATCCGCGCCGACGGCGCCACACTGCACGTGGAGTCGCTGTAATCGAAACCGAGCACGCCAAGCAGGGCACGCCGCTGCGGCATCCGCTGCGGCCGCCGCATATCACCGGGGCCGAGAATCTCTACTCCTTCGGGGAAGAGGTCAGCCATGCCGTGACCCACGGCCTGGGCGTGGTGCTGTCGATCGCCGGCCTGGTGATCCTGGTCGCCAAGGCCACGCTCTACGGCAACGCCTGGCATATCGTCGCCGCCAGCATCTTCGGCAGCACCCTGGTGCTGATGTACGCCGCCTCCACGCTGTACCACTCGATCCCGCTGCCGGGCGCCAAGCGCATCCTGCGCGTGCTCGACCACTCGCTGATCTACTTCCTGATCGCCGGCACCTACACGCCGTTCACCCTGATCACCCTGCGCGGCCCCTGGGGCTGGGGCCTGTTCGCCTTCACCTGGGGCCTGGCCCTGGCCGGCGTGGTGTTCAAGATCTTCGCCACCGGCAAGTACGAAAAGGTGTCGCTGGCGATCTACCTGATGATGGGCTGGTGCGCCCTGGTCGCCATCAAGCCGCTGCTGGTGGCGCTGGAGCCGGCCGCGCTGTGGCTGGTGCTGGCGGGCGGCCTGACCTACAGCGGCGGCGTCGCCTTCTACACCTGGACCAGCCTGCGCTACCACCACGCGGTCTGGCATCTGTTCGTGCTGGGCGGCAGCGTGCTGCACTTCTTCGCGATCCTGATCTACGTGATTCCGGGCGCCAACGGGTAAGCCGGGGTTGTCGTGGATTGCCTTGAATGGCAATCCACGCCGGCGAACGCCCGCACATGGATGTGCGGGCCGGGGTCAACTGGGCGAGCCGCAGTCCCGCCATGGATGGCGCCACCGTCTTCCTTGCCCGACCGCGCTAGACTCCCTGCAACGAGGAGAGTCCCATGCCCAAGAACGGCTTCGCCGCGGTCAAGAGTCCCTACCTGGTCCCCCACGACGGGACCTTCCGTGTGTCCAAGGCAGCTACCAAGCCGCCCGCGAAGCAGGCCGACAAGGAGGTCTGCAAGCTGTGGCTGGCCGAGGCGGTGCAGGAGCTCTCCACGCTGCAGCACATCCTCTATGCCAACGACTACCACAGCGTGCTGCTGGTGTTCCAGGCGATGGACGCCGCCGGCAAGGACAGCACCATTCGCGCCGTGCTCACCGGCGTCGATCCTGCCGGCTGCGACGTGCATGCCTTCAAGCGTCCCTCGCTGCAGGAGTTGGACCACGACTTCCTCTGGCGCACCGCCACGCGCCTGCCCGAGCGCGGCCGCATCGGCGTGTTCAACCGCAGCTACTACGAGGAAGTGCTGGCGGTGCGTGTGCACCCGGAATACCTCAACTACCAGAAGCTGCCGCGCATCCCGAAGAAGCTGGACGATCTCTGGGAAGAACGCTACGAGTCGATCCGCGACCACGAGAAGCACCTGGCGCGCAACGGCACGCTGATCCTCAAGTTCTGGCTCAACGTCTCGAAGAACGAGCAGCGCGAACGCTTCCTGGCGCGGCTCGACGAGCCCGAGAAGAACTGGAAGTTCGAGAGCGCCGACATCGCCGAGCGCGGATTCTGGAAGCAGTACATGCAGTCCTACGAGGCCGCCCTCAACGCCACCTCGCGCCCCTGGGCCCCCTGGTACGCGATCCCCGCCGACAACAAGCACTTCATGCGCGCCACCGTAGCGGAACTGGTCGTCGCCAGCATGAAGAAGCTGGACCTGCGCTACCCGGAACTGGAGGCGGAGGAGAAGGCACGGTTCGACGAGATGCGGACGCAGTTGCAGAAGGACCGATGAGACCTGCTTGGCCAGGCTCTACCTGTAGGATGTGGTGAGCGCAGCGAACCGCATCAATGGCCCCGACGGTTCACGCGAGTGATGCGGTTCATTTCATTCACCGCATCCTACGGGCTCTGCACCGACTGGCGCCTGATGGCGAAAAGCCAAGGCAACAACGATAGCGCTACCAGCCCCAGGCTGGCCAGCAGCATGCCCCCGAGCGCGGGAGCGATTCCGGCCAGGGTGCCCTTTGCGGCAAGGATACGTGGCAGCACCAGCAGGATGCCGATCGACTGGATGAGGAAGGCGAGCATGCCGCAAGCCAGCGTCAGTCTTGCGTAGTCCTTGTTCGGTGGACGACTGCGT includes these proteins:
- a CDS encoding penicillin acylase family protein, whose product is MRKLLIGGLAAAWVLSAGCSRSDSRTETSGPPPGGAKYSADITRTSLGIPHIKAQDYGSLGYGYGYVFAEDNLCVMQEDFVTIRGQRARYFGRDGSYTIQPNGVTASNVDSDFYWRSSATDAAIAPARNNTLADYKNVTRGFVDGYNRYIRELKAGGHSGRHASCRGADWLFEIEENDMYRRYYRLALVASGSVWINEIATAAPPPLPPAGAAASAARAAKAAEPTAGQKAAALKSDPGPFRFFQRDKNFGSNMYALGKDATSDGRSVVYGNPHFPWIGTERLYLAHATIPGRFDTMGASLYGVPAILIGFNDHLAWSHTVSTAYRFTFYELTLNPANPRQYLYDGQMRDMTAVPVTIQVKNADGSLTDESRTLYQTHYGPVLVLKAAGIPILGWNNLKAYALRDANAENDSLINQFARWNQAESLDEFIRLHGEILGIPWVNTVASGPGGKAYYGDLSVVPNVPDSKVTTCQALPLHQVVQLLAPGLPLLDGSRSACEWDTDADAPRPGIFGPSNLPKIQRDDWVHNCNDSYWLTNPAEPIEGYAGIIGSEGSARSLRTRLCIQQITRRLDGSDGRPGNRFDIDTLQDVALSSQILSAQMERDTVVNTLCRLPTLVGSSGPVDVAAACEALRNWDLKANLDSRGAHIWREFYRRIAGPLLPLPIGPANPLLFLTPFSVSDPVNTPRGLNVLLPTVSQAFADAVQAVADAGFAPDTPMGEIQHPGHIDKSIPIFGGEDFEGAFTVVVAGPISEEGYNVDYGNSYIQTVTWGANGVEAEGFLTYSESTDPANPHFSDFSREYSAKRWHKLPFKAAEIEADAIRKYRLTE
- a CDS encoding protein-methionine-sulfoxide reductase heme-binding subunit MsrQ: MGALQRPLLWWRLAAWTLGMAPLAWLGGCVATARLGANPVEFLEHQTGLWALRILLATLAMTPLRRLTGRGEAIQVRRLLGLWAYFWITLHFTIYLTFDLEWSAAQLAKDLVKRTYITLGFSAWLLLLPLALTSTRGWQRRLKRRWALLHRLIYPAAILGCLHFLWLVKSDVREPAMYIGILAVLLLARLRRRPAPGPLTEG
- the msrP gene encoding protein-methionine-sulfoxide reductase catalytic subunit MsrP, which codes for MLIRILPPSAVPSSEITPEPAYYSRRDILARMGLGTAALLASGCGEAAAPAVPPAAPAPGAGLKIAKRSEQAGGETQTPFETTSTYNNYYEFGTDKGDPARNAHTLRTRPWSVAVEGECEAPGRIDLDGLIKPHALEERVYRHRCVEAWSIVVPWVGFPLAELLKRFKPTSKAKYVAFETLYDKEQMPLARWSGLELPYKEGLRIDEAMHPLAFVSVGMYGKILPNQNGAPLRLILPWKYGYKSIKSVVRIRFTERAPVTTWNQMAPNEYGFYSNVNPDVDHPRWSQASERRLGELFKRKTLPYNGYPEVASLYTGMDPKKLY
- a CDS encoding SufE family protein, coding for MELDELIETFEFLGDWEERYRYLIDLGRKLPPMPVEEHTEANKVRGCMSQVWFAHDLKPGSPPTLELRGDSDAHIVKGLIALLFTVVSGKTPQQVLDTDIGEIFTRLGLENHITMNRRNGFYSMVERIQNIAHEELARA
- a CDS encoding SPFH domain-containing protein, with product MGAFFFYALVIFAVVTLFKGVVTVPQGKEYTIERFGKYRATFGPGLHWLVPWVDRVGRKLSLMEQVLDVPSQEVITKDNAMVGVDGVVFFQILDAPKAAYEVQNLELAVMQLTMTNLRTVMGSMDLDELLSQRDHINAKLLTVVDEATTPWGIKVTRIEIKDIRPPSDLVDSMARQMKAEREKRANILEAEGFRQAAILKAEGERQSQILVAEGEKQQAILDAEGRKEAAFRDAEARERQAEAEARATMMVSQAIEKGDVQAINYFVATKYIEVLGRIATSPNEKLVLMPLEAGSVIGALGGIAELTKKVGGATK
- a CDS encoding NfeD family protein: MDVLYWHWWALGLALLVAEMLLPTGFVLLWIGASAIIVGTLSWVLPLAWQLELVLFAVLSLASFLVWKKFRPEVQESDQPMLNRRGQSYVGRTFTLRDPIVNGVGKLRVDDSQWRITGPDVPEGTQVRVIRADGATLHVESL
- the trhA gene encoding PAQR family membrane homeostasis protein TrhA, producing the protein MTGAENLYSFGEEVSHAVTHGLGVVLSIAGLVILVAKATLYGNAWHIVAASIFGSTLVLMYAASTLYHSIPLPGAKRILRVLDHSLIYFLIAGTYTPFTLITLRGPWGWGLFAFTWGLALAGVVFKIFATGKYEKVSLAIYLMMGWCALVAIKPLLVALEPAALWLVLAGGLTYSGGVAFYTWTSLRYHHAVWHLFVLGGSVLHFFAILIYVIPGANG
- a CDS encoding PPK2 family polyphosphate kinase, whose product is MPKNGFAAVKSPYLVPHDGTFRVSKAATKPPAKQADKEVCKLWLAEAVQELSTLQHILYANDYHSVLLVFQAMDAAGKDSTIRAVLTGVDPAGCDVHAFKRPSLQELDHDFLWRTATRLPERGRIGVFNRSYYEEVLAVRVHPEYLNYQKLPRIPKKLDDLWEERYESIRDHEKHLARNGTLILKFWLNVSKNEQRERFLARLDEPEKNWKFESADIAERGFWKQYMQSYEAALNATSRPWAPWYAIPADNKHFMRATVAELVVASMKKLDLRYPELEAEEKARFDEMRTQLQKDR